From Scomber scombrus chromosome 6, fScoSco1.1, whole genome shotgun sequence, the proteins below share one genomic window:
- the asb13b gene encoding ankyrin repeat and SOCS box protein 13 → MEITRTRPSLYGDIAHGLGFWTDRSAVHEAAAQGRALQLQQLIEAGAAVNTVAVDSITPLHEACIQGQTQCVRLLLNAGAQVDARNIDGSTPLCDACAAGSLDCVKLLLEYGATVNPPLFTFSPLHEACMGGNSDCVQLMIDQGAFMEAHDCHYGTPLHVACARQHYDCAKVLLNAGANVNAAKLHETALHHAAKTRNIDLIDLLVEFGGNVYARDNLNKKPIHYTSLGSSSYLCFKFYEDTPLSLQQVSRLALRRALGAKGLEVVSKLGLPNRIICFLSYMPPPVIEI, encoded by the exons CTCATGGTCTTGGGTTCTGGACAGACCGGTCAGCAGTGCATGAGGCGGCCGCGCAGGGGAGGGCtcttcagctgcagcagctgatcGAAGCTGGAGCAGCAGTTAACACTGTGGCTGTCGACTCCATCACTCCACTGCATGAGGCGTGCATACAGGGACAGACACAGTGTGTCAGACTGCTGCTAAATGCTGGTGCACAG GTGGATGCTCGTAACATTGATGGCAGCACACCGCTGTGTGATGCCTGTGCAGCTGGGAGCCTCGACTGTGTGAAGCTGCTGTTGGAGTATGGAGCGACAGTTAATCCTCCACTATTTACCTTCTCACCTCTTCATGAGGCCTGTATGGGAG GTAATTCAGACTGTGTCCAGCTCATGATTGACCAAGGAGCTTTCATGGAAGCACATGACTGCCACTACGGTACACCGCTCCATGTTGCCTGCGCCAGACAACATTATGACTGCGCCAAAGTTCTCCTCAATGCAG GGGCGAATGTGAATGCTGCCAAGCTACATGAGACGGCACTTCATCATGCAGCCAAAACAAGAAACATTGACTTGATTGATCTGCTTGTCGAGTTTGGGGGGAACGTGTATGCCAGAGATAACCTGAACAAAAAACCTATCCACTACACCAGTCTAGGATCGTCTTCTtatctctgctttaaattctatgagg ATACCCCCCTCAGTCTACAGCAGGTCAGCAGACTGGCACTGAGAAGGGCTCTGGGCGCAAAAGGACTTGAAGTTGTTTCCAAACTGGGTTTGCCCAACCGCAtcatatgttttctttcttacaTGCCACCTCCAGTTATTGAAATTTAA